In Morganella morganii, the following are encoded in one genomic region:
- the groL gene encoding chaperonin GroEL (60 kDa chaperone family; promotes refolding of misfolded polypeptides especially under stressful conditions; forms two stacked rings of heptamers to form a barrel-shaped 14mer; ends can be capped by GroES; misfolded proteins enter the barrel where they are refolded when GroES binds), which yields MAAKDVKFGNDARVKMLRGVNVLADAVKVTLGPKGRNVVLDKSFGAPVITKDGVSVAREIELDDKFENMGAQMVKEVASKANDAAGDGTTTATVLAQSIITEGLKAVAAGMNPMDLKRGIDKAVVAAVEELKKLSAPCSDTTAIAQVGTISANSDETVGKLIAEAMDKVGKEGVITVEEGTGLEDELDVVEGMQFDRGYLSPYFINKPETGSVELENPYILLVDKKISNIRELLPVLEGVAKASKPLMIIAEDVEGEALATLVVNTMRGIVKVAAVKAPGFGDRRKAMLQDIATLTNGTVISEEIGMELEKATLEDLGQAKRIVINKDTTTIIDGVGDEETIAARVGQIRQQIEDSTSDYDREKLQERVAKLAGGVAVIKVGAATEVEMKEKRARVDDALHATRAAVEEGVVAGGGTALVRVAAALTALTGDNEDQNVGIRVALRAMEAPMRQIVENAGEEPSVVVNTVKGGKGNYGYNAATEEYGDMIAMGILDPTKVTRSALQFAGSIAGLMITTEAMITELPKDDKMDLGAAGGMGGMGGMGGMM from the coding sequence ATGGCAGCTAAAGACGTAAAATTCGGTAACGACGCCCGTGTTAAAATGCTCCGTGGTGTCAATGTTCTGGCAGACGCAGTAAAAGTTACTTTAGGTCCGAAAGGCCGTAACGTTGTGTTAGACAAATCATTCGGCGCACCGGTTATCACTAAAGATGGTGTGTCTGTTGCGCGTGAAATCGAGCTGGACGACAAGTTCGAAAACATGGGCGCACAGATGGTGAAAGAAGTTGCCTCCAAAGCGAATGACGCTGCGGGCGACGGTACCACCACTGCAACCGTACTGGCTCAGTCTATCATCACTGAAGGCCTGAAAGCCGTTGCTGCGGGCATGAACCCGATGGATCTGAAACGCGGTATCGATAAAGCCGTTGTTGCAGCCGTTGAAGAACTGAAAAAACTGTCTGCACCATGCTCTGATACCACTGCAATCGCGCAGGTAGGTACTATCTCTGCAAACTCCGATGAAACCGTCGGTAAACTGATTGCGGAAGCGATGGATAAAGTCGGTAAAGAAGGCGTTATCACTGTCGAAGAAGGCACCGGCCTGGAAGACGAACTGGATGTTGTTGAAGGTATGCAGTTCGACCGCGGTTACCTCTCCCCGTATTTCATCAACAAACCGGAAACCGGTTCTGTTGAGTTAGAAAACCCGTACATCCTGCTGGTCGACAAAAAAATCTCCAACATCCGTGAACTGCTGCCGGTTCTGGAAGGCGTTGCCAAAGCAAGCAAACCGCTGATGATTATCGCGGAAGATGTTGAAGGTGAAGCACTGGCAACACTGGTGGTTAACACCATGCGCGGTATCGTGAAAGTGGCTGCGGTGAAAGCACCGGGCTTCGGCGACCGCCGTAAAGCGATGCTGCAGGATATCGCAACCCTGACCAACGGTACTGTTATCTCTGAAGAGATCGGTATGGAGCTGGAAAAAGCAACTCTGGAAGACCTGGGTCAGGCAAAACGTATCGTTATCAACAAAGATACCACCACTATCATTGATGGTGTGGGTGACGAAGAGACTATCGCTGCACGCGTTGGTCAGATCCGTCAGCAGATCGAAGATTCAACCTCAGATTACGACCGTGAAAAACTGCAGGAGCGCGTAGCGAAACTGGCAGGCGGTGTTGCTGTCATCAAAGTCGGTGCGGCAACTGAAGTTGAAATGAAAGAAAAACGTGCCCGTGTTGACGATGCTCTGCACGCAACCCGCGCAGCCGTTGAAGAAGGTGTGGTTGCCGGCGGCGGTACTGCATTAGTCCGCGTTGCGGCTGCTCTGACTGCCCTGACCGGTGATAACGAAGATCAGAACGTGGGTATCCGTGTTGCGCTGCGCGCAATGGAAGCACCTATGCGTCAGATCGTTGAAAACGCAGGTGAAGAACCATCTGTTGTTGTTAACACCGTGAAAGGCGGCAAAGGTAACTACGGTTACAACGCAGCAACCGAAGAATACGGCGACATGATCGCAATGGGTATCCTGGATCCGACTAAAGTAACCCGTTCTGCTCTGCAGTTCGCCGGTTCTATCGCGGGCCTGATGATCACCACTGAAGCGATGATCACTGAACTGCCTAAAGACGACAAAATGGATTTAGGTGCAGCTGGTGGTATGGGCGGCATGGGCGGCATGGGCGGCATGATGTAA
- the aspA gene encoding aspartate ammonia-lyase has translation MSNNFRIEEDLLGKREVPDDVYYGVHTLRAIENFYISDRTINDVPEFIRGMVMVKKAAAMANKELHTIPRAIADTIIKACDEVLIHGKCMDQFPVDVFQGGAGTSLNMNTNEVLANIGLELMGHKKGEYEFLNPNDHLNKAQSTNDAYPTGFRIAVYNSITQLIKSVEYLKGTFDAKSDEFKDILKMGRTQLQDAVPMTLGQEFHAFAILMKEEIRNLHHTAQLVLEVNLGATAIGTGLNTAPGYQKLAVEKLAEVTGLPCVPAEDLIEATSDCGAYVMLHSALKRLAMKLSKICNDLRLLSSGPRAGLKEINLPEMQAGSSIMPAKVNPVIPEVVNQACFKVIGNDVCVTMAAEAGQLQLNVMEPAIGQAMFESISLLSNACRNLGEKCVSGITANKEICEAYVFNSIGIVTYLNPFIGHHNGDIVGKICAETGKSVREVVLERGLLTEAELDDIFSIENLKNPAYKAKRFDD, from the coding sequence ATGTCAAATAATTTTCGTATCGAAGAAGACCTGCTGGGTAAACGCGAAGTACCGGACGATGTGTATTATGGTGTCCATACACTGCGGGCTATCGAAAATTTCTATATCAGCGACCGTACAATCAATGATGTCCCGGAATTTATCCGTGGCATGGTGATGGTGAAAAAAGCCGCTGCCATGGCGAATAAAGAACTGCACACTATTCCGCGTGCGATTGCGGATACCATCATCAAAGCCTGCGATGAAGTCCTGATCCACGGTAAATGTATGGATCAGTTCCCTGTGGATGTTTTCCAGGGTGGTGCCGGTACTTCACTGAATATGAACACAAACGAAGTACTGGCAAATATCGGCCTGGAACTGATGGGCCATAAAAAAGGGGAATATGAGTTCCTCAACCCGAATGATCACCTGAACAAAGCCCAGTCCACCAACGACGCTTACCCGACCGGCTTCCGTATCGCTGTCTACAATTCAATTACCCAGCTGATTAAATCTGTTGAGTATCTGAAAGGCACCTTTGATGCCAAATCCGATGAATTCAAAGATATCCTGAAAATGGGCCGTACCCAGTTACAGGATGCCGTTCCGATGACATTAGGCCAGGAATTCCACGCCTTTGCCATCCTGATGAAAGAAGAGATCAGAAACCTGCATCACACCGCTCAGCTGGTGCTGGAAGTTAACCTCGGCGCCACCGCGATTGGTACCGGGCTGAACACCGCACCGGGCTATCAGAAACTGGCGGTGGAAAAACTGGCGGAAGTGACCGGCCTGCCGTGTGTACCGGCAGAAGACCTGATCGAAGCAACGTCTGACTGCGGTGCTTACGTGATGCTGCACAGTGCGCTGAAACGCCTGGCCATGAAGCTCTCCAAAATCTGTAATGACCTGCGTCTGCTCTCCTCCGGTCCGCGTGCGGGTCTCAAAGAGATCAATCTGCCGGAAATGCAGGCGGGTTCTTCTATCATGCCGGCAAAAGTGAACCCGGTGATTCCGGAAGTGGTAAACCAGGCGTGTTTCAAAGTCATCGGTAACGACGTCTGCGTCACCATGGCTGCCGAAGCAGGTCAGTTACAGCTGAACGTGATGGAACCGGCTATCGGCCAGGCGATGTTTGAATCTATTTCTCTGCTGAGCAACGCCTGCCGCAACCTGGGTGAGAAATGCGTTTCCGGTATTACCGCCAACAAAGAAATTTGTGAAGCGTATGTGTTCAACTCTATCGGTATCGTGACTTACCTGAACCCGTTCATCGGTCACCATAACGGGGATATCGTCGGTAAGATTTGTGCGGAAACCGGCAAGAGTGTGCGCGAAGTGGTTCTGGAGCGCGGTCTTCTGACAGAAGCTGAGCTGGATGATATTTTCTCAATTGAGAACTTAAAGAATCCGGCCTATAAAGCAAAACGCTTTGATGACTAA
- a CDS encoding co-chaperone GroES encodes MKIRPLHDRVIVKRKEVEAKSAGGIVLTGTAAGKSTRGEVLAVGNGRILENGEMKPLDVKVGDIVIFNDGYGVKAEKIDNEEVLIMSESDILAIVEA; translated from the coding sequence ATGAAAATTCGTCCTTTGCACGACCGTGTTATTGTTAAGCGTAAAGAAGTTGAAGCGAAATCAGCGGGCGGGATCGTCCTGACCGGTACAGCGGCAGGTAAATCGACCCGTGGTGAAGTGCTGGCAGTAGGTAACGGTCGCATCCTGGAAAACGGCGAAATGAAACCACTCGACGTTAAAGTCGGTGATATCGTGATTTTCAATGATGGTTACGGCGTAAAAGCTGAAAAAATTGATAATGAAGAAGTGCTGATTATGTCTGAAAGCGACATCCTGGCGATTGTCGAAGCATAA
- a CDS encoding FxsA family protein, translated as MRWLPLILICLLIYIEAVIFVHVASAIGVFMTLVLVVLTSCLGVSLVRNQGMRNLSLIQQKIQAGESPAAEMIKSVSLVLAGILLVLPGFFTDFLGLLLLLPPVQKLLVSRVLPFIRVYQPRTNPFAGNAANRGNVYEGEFERRGDTPSQRLNQSPASHNDDNPQDKP; from the coding sequence ATGCGTTGGTTACCCCTTATCCTCATTTGTCTGCTGATCTATATTGAGGCGGTCATTTTTGTTCACGTGGCATCCGCCATCGGTGTGTTTATGACACTGGTGCTGGTGGTGCTGACATCCTGTCTCGGCGTATCTCTGGTGCGCAATCAGGGAATGCGTAATCTGAGTCTGATTCAGCAGAAAATTCAGGCGGGTGAGAGCCCTGCGGCAGAGATGATCAAAAGCGTCTCTCTGGTGCTGGCCGGTATCCTGCTGGTCCTGCCGGGCTTTTTCACCGATTTCTTAGGGCTGCTGCTGCTGCTGCCGCCGGTACAGAAACTGCTGGTGTCCCGTGTGCTGCCGTTTATCCGCGTGTATCAGCCGCGGACGAACCCGTTCGCCGGTAACGCGGCAAACCGGGGGAATGTGTACGAAGGGGAATTTGAGCGCCGGGGTGACACTCCATCTCAGCGGCTCAACCAGTCACCGGCGTCACACAACGATGATAATCCGCAGGATAAACCCTGA
- a CDS encoding MurR/RpiR family transcriptional regulator, with protein MLDFLKNYDNLTVSEKKVLKYLTENIADIPWLNINELVAKTFVSKTVIINLSQKLGFSGFKELKFQINNHILSQNKAEKKAPASYKKQLENNIHKTFTLINEDQIRDCAKTLRGSRNIFLVARGTSKAVGYYLEHLLFSLGLHCFFINDYNLSDSFTRLVSKDDTVIFISLSGGTKKIIETAKIVQLKDAHIISMTAFHTNELTTYANNTLFCFSDSYDTKRDDSKSRTGFFILVDLLINELESLL; from the coding sequence ATGCTGGATTTTCTGAAGAATTACGACAACTTAACCGTCAGTGAGAAGAAAGTATTAAAATATCTTACGGAAAATATTGCCGATATTCCCTGGTTAAATATTAATGAATTAGTCGCCAAAACGTTTGTTTCCAAAACGGTGATTATCAATTTATCTCAGAAATTAGGTTTCAGCGGGTTTAAAGAACTTAAATTTCAGATTAACAATCATATCCTCTCACAAAATAAAGCAGAGAAAAAAGCACCTGCATCCTATAAAAAACAGCTCGAGAATAATATTCATAAGACCTTCACACTGATTAATGAAGATCAGATCCGCGATTGTGCAAAAACATTGCGCGGTTCACGGAATATCTTTCTGGTGGCACGGGGAACCAGCAAGGCAGTCGGTTACTATCTGGAGCATTTATTATTTTCGCTGGGACTGCACTGCTTTTTTATTAATGATTATAACCTTTCTGACTCCTTTACCCGCCTTGTCAGCAAAGATGACACTGTGATTTTTATCTCCCTCTCCGGCGGAACCAAAAAGATCATTGAAACCGCAAAAATCGTTCAGCTGAAAGATGCCCATATCATCAGTATGACCGCCTTCCACACGAATGAACTGACCACATACGCAAATAACACACTCTTTTGCTTCTCTGACAGTTATGACACCAAACGGGATGACTCAAAGTCTAGAACAGGGTTTTTTATCCTGGTGGATTTATTAATTAATGAGCTGGAAAGTTTGCTGTAA
- the hhe gene encoding DUF4011 domain-containing anti-phage protein Hhe — translation MIKRLFTSQTGEGGSSGVSAEYMIDEINQIHQQFPLIDDADSSQHSALIDAVMGKSLVIEGPPGTGKSQTITNLIAAAILNGKKVLFVAEKLAALEVVKTRLDKAGLGDFCLELHSNKSHKRKVLDEIQKRINNRSLDTPPLHIESEIARYEELKRELNDYAYEINQPWENTGLTIHEIFTGASRYRRMLNIEPKDLHIEGLSGKKLDHFAQLRLKDQIDSFVKVVHEFRSQLGEQAQLSDHPWYGVNNLEIQLFDSNGIVANLEKWQSGLSRWQQSIGIFFGKYELSKEQLNTLTLQQQFVDDSCRLPALSELLNFDAFKQLNEDNKHQLREWLHNFEAVQSIYKEMANHLIAEKLKALEVAIELPYFSDIPKDFGVSENSTIGDVARFILSFEHLNSAFEQHWVNLSDLINSLPAVLSSKMTPDLQGFKYIVELIDLVVQIPPELLKQRHECFDDDEIDDILDNLAGHITPLISAHETLKVHFKLDAIPHEEELKSIESELARSGMFSWLSGSWRQAKQSLLNLSQGVNVPWKVLYNHLPLLRQYVSGLRELEQENFSRDLGDSYQGIDTPLDSLKQLRKWYKSVRMTWGVGFGPNVALGSALLVLDSQLIKGIHQLKHQGIADDINISIRKLSELHQFLPNIDALKDGKIVLIGDSNGLKEINGRLISALAPVQQWYRNDAMSLRDVKEKTALLCKLQLMQNQLKEKPSPEELFGAQEQLHFGFEKKNDYAHSVIVNTLAFDDAIKKNIQSEVLLSIIKRLGDKCHLDILYDDLLHLREIWQSHLAQRENFIAETQLDIAQWQFRCNDSLAELITRNDEAIVKPRWLNGWLNFNRVAKEIHDQGLQLIQNAVFNRVLPVEQIETGLMMTIYDQLAREIVIARPHLVRISGNQRSVSQQTFRMYDKKLKLLQRQRIASIIARNQVPQGNSGGKKSEYTELALINNELGKKMRHVPIRQLINRAGRALIQLKPCFMMGPMSVANYLQPGEIDFDLVVIDEASQVKPEDALGVIARGKQIVVVGDPKQLPPTSFFDRADSDDGEDEDIAAVSLTDSILDASLPLFPMRRLRWHYRSQHENLIAYSNRHFYDSDLVVFPSPNAQSAEYGIKFSHVKNGRFINQHNIEEARVIALAVAQHAMEYPQQSLGIVAMNSKQRDQIERAVDELCRENPLIDTAIGKLREHADPIFIKNLENVQGDERDVIFISFTYGPGEAGGRVFQRFGPINSDVGWRRLNVLFTRSRKRMHVFSSMHADDIQVAESTKRGVKALRGFLHFAEKGNMDGVGISTGKAPDSDFEISVIDALKTAGFDCDPQVGVAGFFIDIAVRDPGKPGRYLMGIECDGATYHSARSARDRDRLRQEVLEGLGWTISRIWSTDWFSNPDEVLGPIIRELNQLKTTHTEAQIIVEEHFSGVLVDDKYSKAEDVVDYSHVSEPLHSRLERFAQEIIAAEFPNVSSEHRLLRQSMIEALVEHQPLSKSEFVERIPKYLRDATEPKEARMFLDAVLEIIDGHDVAVGF, via the coding sequence GTGATAAAACGCCTTTTCACATCGCAGACGGGAGAAGGTGGGAGTTCAGGTGTTTCAGCTGAATACATGATTGATGAGATAAACCAAATCCACCAGCAATTCCCATTGATTGATGATGCTGATAGTTCTCAGCACAGTGCATTGATTGATGCGGTTATGGGGAAAAGTCTGGTGATTGAAGGGCCTCCAGGTACGGGGAAGTCACAAACAATAACTAACCTAATAGCCGCCGCTATTTTAAACGGTAAAAAAGTCTTGTTTGTCGCTGAGAAGCTTGCCGCTTTGGAAGTCGTTAAAACACGTCTGGATAAAGCGGGTTTGGGAGATTTTTGCTTGGAATTACATAGTAATAAATCTCATAAGCGAAAAGTGTTAGACGAAATTCAAAAGCGTATTAATAACCGGTCATTGGATACTCCCCCCCTTCATATTGAGTCAGAGATTGCTCGTTATGAAGAGTTAAAACGCGAATTAAATGATTATGCTTACGAAATTAATCAGCCATGGGAAAATACAGGCCTTACTATTCATGAAATATTCACTGGTGCGTCTCGTTATCGCCGAATGCTCAATATTGAACCGAAAGATTTACATATCGAGGGGTTATCTGGGAAAAAACTCGACCACTTTGCTCAATTGAGACTTAAGGATCAGATCGATTCATTTGTTAAAGTTGTTCATGAATTTCGCTCCCAACTGGGGGAACAAGCACAGCTTTCTGATCACCCGTGGTACGGGGTTAATAATCTAGAAATTCAGCTGTTTGACAGTAACGGTATTGTTGCTAATTTAGAGAAATGGCAATCTGGGTTGAGTAGATGGCAGCAGAGTATTGGAATTTTCTTCGGAAAATATGAATTATCGAAAGAACAGCTGAATACTCTTACTCTGCAGCAGCAGTTTGTCGATGACTCTTGTCGTCTTCCTGCTTTATCTGAATTACTTAACTTTGATGCATTCAAACAACTAAACGAAGATAATAAGCACCAATTAAGGGAATGGTTACATAATTTTGAAGCAGTCCAATCGATCTATAAAGAGATGGCGAATCATCTTATTGCCGAGAAACTTAAAGCTCTAGAGGTTGCTATAGAGCTCCCTTATTTTTCTGATATTCCAAAAGATTTTGGCGTTTCTGAAAATAGCACGATTGGTGATGTTGCCAGATTTATCCTTTCTTTTGAACATCTAAACTCAGCTTTTGAGCAACATTGGGTTAATCTGTCAGATTTAATTAATTCACTGCCTGCAGTGCTGTCTTCAAAAATGACACCCGATCTACAGGGATTTAAATACATTGTTGAACTTATCGATCTTGTCGTTCAAATTCCTCCGGAGTTACTTAAGCAACGTCACGAATGTTTCGATGATGACGAAATAGACGATATATTAGATAATTTGGCAGGGCATATCACGCCGCTGATTAGTGCTCATGAGACTTTAAAAGTGCACTTTAAACTCGACGCAATACCTCATGAGGAAGAGCTCAAAAGTATTGAGTCAGAGTTGGCACGTTCGGGTATGTTCAGTTGGTTAAGTGGTTCGTGGAGACAGGCTAAACAATCATTGTTGAATTTATCCCAAGGGGTGAATGTTCCTTGGAAGGTGCTCTATAATCATTTGCCCTTATTACGTCAGTATGTGTCTGGGCTGCGTGAGTTAGAACAAGAAAATTTCAGTCGTGATTTAGGAGATAGCTATCAGGGTATTGATACTCCGCTTGATAGTTTGAAGCAGCTAAGAAAATGGTACAAAAGCGTCAGGATGACGTGGGGGGTAGGTTTTGGTCCTAATGTTGCGTTGGGCAGTGCCTTATTGGTTCTTGATAGCCAACTGATAAAAGGTATTCATCAGCTCAAGCATCAGGGTATTGCCGATGATATCAATATCAGCATCAGAAAATTATCCGAACTCCATCAGTTTCTACCTAACATCGATGCTTTGAAAGATGGAAAAATAGTATTGATTGGTGATAGCAACGGGTTAAAAGAAATTAATGGAAGGCTGATTAGTGCATTGGCACCTGTGCAGCAATGGTATAGAAATGATGCTATGTCGTTGCGCGATGTAAAAGAAAAAACTGCTTTGCTATGTAAATTACAGCTGATGCAAAACCAGCTTAAGGAAAAACCATCCCCTGAAGAGCTTTTTGGTGCACAAGAGCAGCTTCATTTTGGTTTTGAAAAGAAAAATGATTATGCACATTCGGTGATAGTAAATACTTTGGCATTTGATGATGCAATAAAGAAGAATATTCAATCTGAAGTGCTACTCAGCATCATCAAACGTCTTGGGGATAAATGCCATCTGGATATCCTTTACGATGACTTGCTCCATCTTAGAGAAATATGGCAAAGCCACCTTGCTCAGAGAGAAAACTTTATAGCGGAGACTCAGCTCGATATCGCACAATGGCAGTTCCGTTGTAACGACAGCTTGGCGGAGCTTATTACACGAAATGATGAAGCAATAGTTAAACCCCGCTGGCTGAACGGTTGGCTCAACTTTAACCGTGTGGCAAAAGAAATACACGATCAGGGACTTCAACTTATTCAAAATGCAGTATTTAACCGCGTATTACCGGTTGAGCAGATAGAAACAGGTTTAATGATGACGATTTACGATCAATTGGCTCGAGAGATTGTGATTGCTCGTCCACATTTGGTACGTATTTCTGGTAATCAGAGGTCTGTTTCTCAACAGACCTTCCGTATGTATGATAAGAAACTGAAGCTATTGCAACGCCAGCGTATAGCATCGATTATTGCCCGTAATCAGGTTCCACAAGGGAATTCAGGCGGGAAAAAATCCGAGTACACTGAGCTCGCGCTGATCAATAATGAACTCGGTAAAAAAATGCGCCATGTCCCAATCCGACAACTTATCAATCGTGCGGGGAGGGCATTAATCCAGCTTAAACCCTGTTTTATGATGGGGCCGATGTCAGTAGCTAATTACCTCCAGCCAGGAGAAATTGACTTCGACTTGGTGGTAATCGATGAAGCTTCTCAGGTCAAACCTGAAGATGCACTGGGTGTCATCGCTCGCGGTAAACAAATCGTCGTAGTCGGTGATCCAAAACAGTTGCCTCCAACTAGTTTCTTCGATCGGGCTGATTCGGATGACGGAGAAGATGAGGATATTGCGGCAGTTAGCCTGACAGATAGTATCCTCGATGCTTCATTGCCTCTATTTCCAATGCGCCGCCTTCGGTGGCATTACCGTTCACAACATGAAAATTTGATTGCTTATTCTAATCGTCATTTCTACGACAGTGATTTGGTGGTCTTCCCCTCACCTAATGCGCAATCGGCAGAATATGGCATTAAATTTTCACATGTGAAAAATGGCCGTTTTATCAATCAGCACAATATAGAAGAAGCGAGAGTTATCGCTTTGGCTGTGGCTCAACATGCGATGGAGTATCCTCAGCAATCATTGGGTATTGTGGCGATGAACTCTAAACAACGCGATCAAATCGAGAGAGCTGTTGATGAGCTATGCCGTGAAAACCCACTGATAGATACTGCAATTGGTAAGCTGAGGGAGCATGCCGACCCTATTTTTATCAAGAACCTTGAGAACGTTCAGGGGGATGAGCGAGATGTCATCTTCATCTCCTTTACTTATGGGCCCGGAGAGGCTGGCGGGCGTGTATTTCAACGTTTTGGTCCTATCAACTCAGATGTTGGTTGGCGTCGTTTAAATGTACTCTTCACTCGTTCTCGTAAGCGCATGCATGTATTTAGCTCAATGCATGCTGATGATATCCAAGTAGCAGAAAGTACAAAGCGCGGGGTTAAAGCTTTACGCGGTTTCCTACACTTTGCTGAAAAAGGCAATATGGATGGTGTAGGAATTTCTACAGGAAAAGCTCCGGACAGTGATTTTGAAATATCGGTGATTGATGCATTGAAAACTGCAGGCTTTGACTGTGATCCACAAGTGGGTGTTGCAGGCTTCTTTATAGATATTGCTGTTCGAGACCCAGGTAAACCTGGCCGTTATTTGATGGGAATTGAATGTGATGGGGCAACTTATCACTCCGCAAGATCAGCACGCGACCGAGACCGTTTGCGACAAGAGGTCTTGGAAGGCTTAGGTTGGACAATTTCTCGCATATGGTCAACGGACTGGTTCAGTAATCCAGATGAAGTTCTTGGGCCTATTATCCGAGAATTGAATCAACTCAAAACAACACATACAGAGGCTCAAATAATTGTTGAAGAGCATTTCTCTGGTGTATTGGTCGATGATAAATACTCTAAAGCTGAGGACGTAGTCGATTATAGTCATGTGTCCGAGCCCTTGCATTCTCGTTTAGAAAGATTTGCCCAGGAAATCATTGCAGCTGAGTTTCCAAATGTCTCCTCAGAGCATCGTTTGTTGAGACAATCGATGATTGAAGCTTTAGTTGAGCACCAGCCTCTTTCTAAGTCTGAGTTTGTTGAGCGTATTCCCAAGTATTTACGAGATGCCACTGAACCTAAAGAGGCCAGAATGTTCCTTGATGCGGTTCTCGAAATTATTGATGGGCATGATGTGGCGGTGGGATTTTAA
- a CDS encoding DUF4011 domain-containing protein, translating into MMSETLHRTGDTAGAYVLKSLEDMRRKLLDLTARNRLLNFPIDKKHSSLRIINELPDQLYKTLIGDKVMQFVPVPDPTKAQLQQYGYLGKDEKQCEISLKAAPDAKAWAEKLGLRTDFELFTEAQPNVSNYEYQVIKKARNTIEQYLQNNNGLLSGIRRAGVNADLPTQQLAMLIQKLGYKDLGEFERDTKAGIPLRTASIQASLTDDDIQTLHFPSELEALLRSIHGKAKTSIEETGAGILYLALGFLEWYESDDSNKERYAPLFVIPVTLERGKLDSEAGLYRYHLSYTGEDILPNLSLREKLQSDFGIALPVLDENTLPEAYFQQVQAIIERNKPRWSVRRYGALSLLNFSKMLMYIDLDPARWPAGEKKYC; encoded by the coding sequence ATGATGTCTGAAACTCTTCACCGCACAGGCGATACTGCTGGAGCCTATGTTCTCAAGTCTCTCGAGGATATGCGTCGTAAACTATTAGACCTTACTGCACGTAATAGATTGCTCAACTTTCCGATTGATAAAAAGCATTCTTCACTACGTATTATCAACGAATTGCCCGATCAGCTTTATAAAACCTTAATAGGCGATAAAGTGATGCAGTTTGTGCCAGTACCCGATCCTACAAAAGCTCAGCTTCAACAATATGGCTATCTGGGGAAAGATGAAAAGCAGTGTGAAATTAGTCTTAAGGCTGCACCGGATGCGAAAGCTTGGGCTGAAAAATTAGGTTTACGTACTGATTTTGAGCTGTTTACTGAGGCTCAGCCTAATGTGTCTAATTATGAGTATCAGGTGATTAAGAAAGCCAGAAATACTATTGAGCAGTATCTGCAAAATAATAATGGCCTGCTTTCTGGAATTCGTCGTGCTGGAGTCAATGCAGATTTACCAACACAACAGCTTGCTATGTTAATCCAAAAACTTGGTTATAAGGATCTTGGTGAGTTTGAGCGTGACACTAAGGCGGGGATACCACTAAGAACTGCAAGTATTCAGGCATCTTTGACTGATGATGATATCCAAACGCTTCACTTCCCATCAGAACTTGAGGCGCTGCTGCGCTCTATTCATGGTAAAGCGAAAACCTCTATCGAGGAGACTGGAGCTGGCATCCTTTATTTGGCCTTAGGATTTCTTGAATGGTATGAGTCTGATGACTCTAATAAGGAAAGATATGCGCCGTTGTTTGTTATTCCGGTTACTCTTGAAAGAGGAAAGTTGGACTCGGAAGCTGGGCTTTATCGTTATCACCTGAGCTATACTGGTGAAGATATTCTACCCAATCTGTCTCTCAGAGAAAAATTACAGAGTGATTTTGGTATTGCGCTGCCTGTACTTGATGAAAATACGCTTCCGGAAGCTTACTTTCAGCAGGTGCAGGCGATCATTGAGAGAAATAAACCACGCTGGTCGGTTCGTCGTTATGGTGCATTGAGCTTACTCAACTTCAGTAAAATGCTGATGTATATCGACCTGGATCCAGCCCGCTGGCCCGCTGGCGAAAAAAAATATTGCTAA